The following are from one region of the Bradyrhizobium sediminis genome:
- a CDS encoding site-2 protease family protein, giving the protein MNISLYDISVWVLPLLIAITFHEAAHGFVAHRLGDDTAFRLGRVSFNPLKHIDPFGTVVLPGILLLSHSPFLFGYAKPVPVNFRALKHPRLDMVWVALAGPATNILLALAAAAAFHALPLAPANSAQWIADNLKNSLVINVVLAVFNMLPIPPLDGGRVAVGLLPNVLAYPLSRLEPYGMLILIGILIVLPLAGSQFGLNLDVISTILRTSTDTIIRLLLVLTGNV; this is encoded by the coding sequence TTGAACATCTCCCTTTACGACATCTCGGTCTGGGTGCTGCCGCTCCTCATCGCCATCACCTTTCACGAGGCCGCCCATGGCTTTGTCGCGCACCGTCTCGGCGACGACACCGCCTTTCGGCTCGGCCGGGTCAGCTTCAATCCGCTGAAACACATCGATCCCTTCGGCACGGTGGTGTTGCCTGGTATCCTGCTGTTGTCCCACTCCCCGTTCCTGTTCGGCTACGCCAAGCCGGTGCCGGTGAATTTCCGGGCCCTGAAACATCCCCGGCTCGACATGGTCTGGGTGGCGCTGGCAGGCCCCGCGACCAACATCCTCCTCGCTTTGGCCGCGGCGGCGGCATTCCACGCCTTGCCCCTCGCGCCGGCGAATTCGGCGCAGTGGATCGCCGACAACCTCAAGAACTCGCTCGTCATCAATGTCGTGCTGGCGGTGTTCAACATGTTGCCGATCCCGCCGCTGGACGGCGGACGGGTCGCGGTCGGGCTGTTGCCGAACGTACTGGCCTACCCGCTTTCCCGGCTGGAGCCGTACGGAATGCTGATTTTGATCGGGATTCTGATCGTTCTGCCGCTGGCTGGTTCGCAGTTCGGTCTAAATCTTGATGTTATTTCAACGATACTGCGAACATCGACCGACACGATCATACGTTTACTTCTCGTATTAACCGGCAATGTGTAG
- a CDS encoding selenium-binding family protein yields MTIRPDPTFHASPKLAMEAPPESFAYTLLLSPDFSKPDALAVIDVKRGSPTFSRVVHTVVMPNKGDEFHHFGWNACSSALSPLAGHTFLERRYLIIPGMRSSRIYIVDTKPDPTKARIHKIIEPEEIFKKTGYSRPHTVHCGPEGIYVSTLGGGGKDGTDGPPGIFIMDCETFDILGRWEIDRGPQKLHYDFWWNLPRDYMVTSEWALPPQFENGIVPEDLLSNKYGHRIHFWDLRARRNVQTIDLGANHQMALEVRPAHDPVREYGFLGVVVDTTNLEGSIWTWWREGGKFHIEKTATIPAEPAPKDQLPLLLQGFGAVPPLVSDIDLSMDDKFLYVACWGTGEMRQYDVTDPRKPKLAGSIHIGGIVRRTPHPNGKAFAGGPQMVEISRDGRRVYWSNSLYSTWDDQFYPQGIPGAEVMANANPGGGLELAKDYWISFPDGYRAHQIRLDGGDCSTDSFCYPSV; encoded by the coding sequence ATGACGATACGACCCGACCCGACGTTTCATGCATCGCCGAAGCTTGCCATGGAAGCTCCGCCAGAGAGCTTCGCCTACACCCTGCTGCTCAGTCCGGACTTCTCAAAGCCCGACGCGCTCGCTGTGATCGACGTCAAGCGCGGCTCCCCGACATTCAGCCGGGTCGTCCATACGGTGGTGATGCCCAACAAGGGCGACGAGTTTCACCATTTCGGCTGGAATGCCTGCTCGTCGGCTCTGTCGCCGCTCGCCGGGCACACTTTTCTCGAGCGGCGTTACCTCATCATCCCCGGCATGCGGTCCTCTCGAATTTACATCGTGGACACGAAACCGGATCCCACCAAAGCGAGGATCCACAAAATCATCGAGCCCGAGGAAATCTTCAAGAAGACCGGTTACTCGCGACCCCACACGGTCCACTGCGGGCCGGAGGGCATTTACGTCAGCACGCTCGGCGGGGGTGGCAAGGACGGCACCGACGGGCCGCCCGGCATCTTCATCATGGACTGCGAGACATTCGACATCCTCGGACGGTGGGAGATCGATCGTGGCCCGCAAAAGCTGCACTACGACTTCTGGTGGAATCTGCCACGCGATTACATGGTGACGAGTGAGTGGGCATTGCCACCGCAGTTCGAGAATGGAATCGTGCCGGAGGACCTCCTCTCGAACAAATACGGCCACCGGATCCACTTCTGGGATCTCCGGGCCCGGCGAAATGTCCAGACCATCGATCTCGGCGCCAATCATCAAATGGCGCTGGAAGTGCGTCCTGCTCATGATCCCGTTCGCGAGTACGGTTTCCTGGGCGTCGTGGTCGACACCACGAATCTCGAGGGCTCGATCTGGACCTGGTGGCGCGAGGGCGGCAAATTCCACATTGAAAAGACGGCGACGATCCCGGCCGAGCCGGCACCGAAGGACCAGCTGCCGCTGCTTCTGCAGGGCTTCGGCGCAGTGCCGCCGCTGGTATCCGACATCGACCTGTCGATGGACGACAAGTTTCTCTACGTCGCCTGCTGGGGCACCGGCGAGATGCGTCAATACGATGTCACCGATCCCCGAAAGCCGAAGCTTGCCGGATCGATCCACATCGGCGGCATCGTGCGCCGTACCCCTCACCCGAACGGCAAGGCATTTGCGGGCGGTCCACAGATGGTTGAGATCAGCCGTGACGGCAGACGAGTATACTGGTCCAACTCGCTCTATTCGACCTGGGACGACCAGTTCTATCCGCAGGGAATTCCGGGCGCCGAGGTGATGGCCAACGCGAATCCGGGCGGCGGTCTCGAACTGGCAAAGGACTATTGGATAAGCTTCCCCGACGGATATCGGGCGCATCAGATACGGCTTGATGGCGGCGACTGTTCGACGGATTCGTTCTGCTATCCGTCGGTCTGA
- a CDS encoding Fe2+-dependent dioxygenase, producing MLICVPEVLSKDDVAEFRRIMDASAWEDGRSTAGAQSAMVKRNEQLPPDSEVARRLGNQIVSALTANPRFISAAIPLQIFPPLFNRYGAAEGHHFGIHVDNAVRGDHLTGVRIRTDLSVTLFLSEPEEYDGGELVVEDLYGSHEVKLPAGDLVLYPASSLHMVTPVTRGRRVASFFWLQSMIRDAHARSLIFDLDTAIQALVERLGRDDPETVKLTGIYHNLIRRWAEV from the coding sequence GTGCTGATCTGTGTCCCCGAGGTCTTGAGCAAGGACGACGTGGCGGAGTTCCGCCGCATCATGGACGCGTCCGCCTGGGAAGACGGCCGTTCCACCGCGGGCGCGCAATCGGCGATGGTCAAACGCAACGAGCAGCTGCCGCCGGACAGCGAGGTAGCGCGCAGACTCGGCAACCAGATCGTTTCCGCGCTGACGGCCAACCCGCGGTTCATCTCGGCGGCGATCCCGTTGCAGATCTTTCCGCCACTGTTCAATCGTTACGGCGCCGCCGAGGGGCATCATTTCGGCATCCATGTCGACAATGCGGTGCGCGGCGATCATCTGACAGGGGTGCGGATCCGGACCGATCTGTCGGTGACGCTGTTTCTGTCCGAACCGGAGGAATATGACGGCGGCGAACTGGTGGTAGAGGACCTCTACGGTTCCCACGAGGTCAAGCTGCCGGCCGGCGATCTCGTGCTTTATCCCGCCTCCAGCCTGCACATGGTCACCCCGGTGACGCGGGGCAGGCGGGTTGCGTCTTTTTTCTGGCTGCAGAGCATGATACGAGATGCCCACGCCCGCAGCCTGATCTTCGATCTCGACACGGCGATTCAGGCCCTGGTGGAGCGGCTTGGGCGAGATGACCCCGAAACGGTCAAATTGACCGGTATTTATCACAACCTGATCCGCCGCTGGGCCGAAGTATGA
- a CDS encoding SDR family NAD(P)-dependent oxidoreductase, translating into MNKIDLNGRCAVVTGGAQGFGRAITERFVASGAKVAIWDHDQPFAENTAKEIGPAVTAFKVDVSDLAAVEKARDATLAAFGKIDILVNNAGIAGINKTVWETDLEEWRKVLRINLDGPFICCKAIAPAMIKQGYGRIVNIASIAGKEGNPNAAHYSASKAGLIALTKSLGKELAAHDILVNAVTPAAARTAIFDQMTQQHIDFMLSKIPKGRFVLVEELAAMVAWLASEDCAFSTGAVFDISGGRATY; encoded by the coding sequence ATGAACAAGATCGATCTCAACGGCCGCTGTGCCGTCGTCACCGGCGGCGCACAGGGTTTCGGACGCGCGATCACAGAGCGCTTCGTCGCCTCCGGCGCCAAAGTGGCAATCTGGGATCATGACCAGCCGTTCGCCGAGAATACCGCGAAGGAGATCGGCCCGGCCGTCACCGCGTTCAAGGTCGACGTGTCCGATCTCGCTGCGGTCGAGAAGGCGCGCGACGCCACGCTGGCCGCATTCGGCAAGATCGACATTCTCGTCAACAATGCCGGGATCGCCGGCATCAACAAGACGGTGTGGGAAACCGACCTCGAGGAATGGCGCAAGGTGCTGCGCATCAATCTCGACGGGCCCTTCATCTGCTGCAAGGCGATCGCACCCGCCATGATCAAGCAAGGCTACGGCCGCATCGTCAACATCGCTTCCATCGCCGGCAAGGAAGGCAACCCCAACGCCGCGCATTACTCGGCCTCGAAGGCCGGTCTGATCGCACTGACAAAGTCGCTCGGCAAGGAACTCGCGGCGCACGACATCCTCGTCAACGCGGTGACGCCTGCCGCCGCCAGGACCGCGATCTTCGACCAGATGACGCAGCAGCACATCGACTTCATGCTGTCGAAGATTCCGAAGGGACGTTTTGTTCTCGTGGAGGAACTCGCGGCGATGGTGGCGTGGCTGGCATCGGAGGATTGCGCCTTCTCCACCGGCGCGGTGTTCGACATTTCCGGCGGCCGCGCGACGTATTAG
- the katG gene encoding catalase/peroxidase HPI: MDDKTKCPFTGTRAHTNRDWWPSQLNLQVLHQHSPLSDPMGEAFDYAKEFKSLDLNAVIKDLHALMTDSQEWWPADFGHYGPFFIRMAWHSAGTYRVGDGRGGAGAGQQRFAPLNSWPDNVNLDKARRLLWPIKQKYGRKLSWADLMILAGNVALESMGFKTFGFGGGRADVWEPEEDIYWGAEGKWLADERYSGDRDLQNPLAAVQMGLIYVNPEGPNGNPDPLAAARDIRETFARMAMNDEETVALIAGGHTFGKTHGAADPGKYVGPEPEAASIEDQGLGWNNSFGSGKGGDTIGSGLEVIWTTTPTKWGSNFFWNLFGYEWELTKSPAGAHQWKPKHGAGAGTVPDAHDPSKRHAPSMLTTDLALRFDPAYEKISRRFYENPDQFADAFARAWFKLTHRDMGPVVRYLGPLVPKEQLAWQDPIPAADHPLIGEQDIAALKAKILASGLSVSQLVSTAWASASTFRGSDKRGGANGARIRLAPQKDWGVNQPAQLAKALSSLEAIQKEFNAGGKKVSLADLIVLGGCAAIEKAAKGAGHDVKVPFTPGRMDASQEQTDADSFAPLEPTADGFRNYLHGKQRSSAEELLVDRAQLLTLTAPEMTVLVGGLRVLGANAGKSPHGVFTKRPETLTNDFFVNLLDMSAQWQPAAGSEGVYEGRDRKTNEVKWTATRVDLIFGSHSQLRALAEVYACADSKEKFVKDFVAAWNKVMNLDRFDLA, encoded by the coding sequence ATGGATGACAAAACCAAGTGCCCGTTCACGGGGACCCGCGCACACACCAATCGTGACTGGTGGCCGAGCCAGCTGAACCTTCAGGTTCTCCACCAGCACTCCCCTTTGTCCGATCCGATGGGCGAAGCGTTCGACTATGCCAAGGAGTTCAAGAGCCTCGACCTGAATGCCGTGATCAAGGACCTTCATGCCCTGATGACGGACTCGCAGGAGTGGTGGCCGGCCGACTTTGGCCACTACGGGCCGTTCTTCATCCGGATGGCATGGCATAGCGCTGGCACCTACCGCGTCGGCGATGGTCGCGGCGGCGCCGGAGCCGGCCAGCAGCGCTTTGCGCCCCTCAACAGTTGGCCGGACAACGTCAACCTCGACAAGGCGCGCCGGCTGCTCTGGCCGATCAAGCAGAAGTACGGCCGGAAACTCTCCTGGGCCGACCTGATGATTCTCGCGGGCAACGTCGCCCTCGAGTCGATGGGATTCAAGACGTTCGGTTTCGGCGGCGGCCGCGCCGACGTCTGGGAGCCCGAGGAGGACATCTACTGGGGCGCCGAAGGCAAGTGGCTGGCGGACGAGCGCTACTCCGGCGACCGTGACCTTCAGAATCCTCTCGCCGCCGTGCAGATGGGTCTGATCTACGTGAATCCGGAAGGGCCGAATGGCAATCCGGATCCGCTCGCTGCGGCGCGCGATATCCGCGAGACGTTTGCGCGCATGGCGATGAACGACGAGGAGACCGTCGCGCTCATCGCCGGCGGACACACGTTCGGCAAAACTCACGGCGCTGCCGATCCGGGGAAGTATGTCGGCCCCGAGCCCGAAGCCGCCTCCATCGAGGACCAGGGTCTTGGCTGGAATAACAGCTTTGGAAGCGGCAAAGGCGGTGACACCATCGGCAGCGGCCTCGAAGTCATCTGGACCACGACGCCAACGAAGTGGGGCAGCAACTTCTTCTGGAACCTGTTCGGCTACGAATGGGAACTGACCAAGAGCCCGGCCGGTGCGCATCAGTGGAAACCGAAACATGGCGCAGGCGCCGGCACCGTCCCGGATGCGCACGACCCGTCGAAGCGTCACGCGCCATCGATGCTGACCACCGACCTCGCCTTGCGGTTCGACCCTGCCTACGAAAAGATCTCGAGGCGCTTCTACGAGAATCCGGATCAGTTCGCGGACGCGTTTGCACGGGCGTGGTTCAAGCTGACCCACCGCGACATGGGCCCGGTCGTGCGTTATCTCGGCCCGCTCGTTCCGAAGGAACAGCTGGCGTGGCAAGACCCGATCCCCGCTGCGGATCATCCCCTGATCGGGGAGCAGGACATTGCGGCTCTGAAGGCGAAGATCCTCGCGTCCGGGCTGTCGGTGTCCCAGCTGGTCTCGACGGCCTGGGCGTCGGCGTCGACGTTCCGCGGCTCTGACAAGCGCGGCGGCGCGAACGGAGCGCGCATCCGTCTCGCACCGCAGAAGGACTGGGGCGTCAACCAGCCGGCTCAGCTGGCGAAGGCGCTCTCGAGCCTCGAAGCGATCCAGAAGGAGTTCAACGCCGGCGGGAAGAAGGTCTCGCTTGCCGACCTGATCGTTCTCGGCGGCTGCGCGGCGATCGAGAAAGCCGCGAAGGGCGCCGGGCACGACGTCAAGGTTCCCTTCACACCGGGACGCATGGACGCGTCGCAGGAGCAGACCGACGCCGATTCCTTCGCGCCGCTCGAACCGACCGCTGACGGGTTCCGCAACTATCTCCACGGCAAGCAACGCTCGTCCGCCGAGGAGCTGTTGGTAGATCGGGCGCAATTGCTGACGCTGACGGCGCCCGAGATGACGGTTCTGGTCGGCGGCCTGCGCGTCCTGGGCGCAAATGCCGGCAAGTCCCCGCACGGCGTCTTCACCAAGCGGCCGGAGACGCTGACCAACGACTTCTTCGTCAACCTGCTCGACATGAGCGCGCAATGGCAGCCGGCCGCCGGCTCCGAAGGCGTGTACGAGGGGCGCGACCGGAAGACCAACGAGGTCAAGTGGACCGCCACCCGGGTCGACCTGATCTTCGGTTCGCACTCGCAGCTGCGCGCACTTGCGGAAGTCTATGCGTGCGCGGACTCGAAGGAGAAGTTTGTGAAAGACTTCGTGGCGGCCTGGAACAAGGTGATGAACCTCGATCGCTTCGATCTTGCCTGA
- a CDS encoding energy transducer TonB family protein: protein MSGLEIEPRPSRRLWILAAIGALVLHLGCGALAIAHLQEAEAENELGANAIEVGLEFASLRREATDLPPGPDTDASVASPALADQKAELKESELPKDTPTETDDPDRVVAPNESNRPKEEDPKIAAVQTSASTESVAAEATATPSSEAIPEGPRSVAPAIGSGETARRVRATWQKELVAHLDKHKRYPAERPQKSAEILVSFALDRMGHVLSASIVKGSGDAAFDEAALAMVKRSDPVPQPPPLVADEGLNFTLPVIFRVKGKS, encoded by the coding sequence ATGTCCGGCCTCGAAATCGAACCAAGACCATCCCGCCGGCTCTGGATCCTGGCCGCGATCGGCGCGCTCGTGCTTCATCTCGGCTGCGGCGCGCTGGCGATCGCGCACCTGCAGGAAGCGGAAGCCGAAAATGAACTCGGCGCCAATGCGATCGAGGTCGGCCTCGAATTCGCGTCGTTGCGCCGGGAGGCCACCGACCTGCCGCCAGGGCCGGATACCGACGCGTCGGTCGCTTCGCCGGCGCTGGCCGACCAGAAGGCCGAGCTCAAGGAGAGCGAGCTGCCGAAGGACACGCCGACCGAGACCGACGATCCCGATCGCGTGGTGGCGCCGAACGAGTCGAACAGGCCCAAGGAAGAAGATCCGAAGATCGCCGCGGTGCAGACCTCGGCCTCGACCGAGTCGGTGGCCGCCGAGGCGACTGCGACGCCCAGCTCCGAAGCGATCCCGGAAGGACCGCGCTCGGTCGCGCCCGCGATCGGCAGCGGCGAGACTGCCCGCCGGGTGCGCGCGACCTGGCAGAAAGAGCTGGTGGCGCATCTCGACAAGCACAAGCGTTATCCGGCGGAGCGTCCGCAGAAGAGTGCCGAGATACTGGTCAGCTTCGCGCTCGATCGCATGGGCCACGTGCTCTCGGCCAGCATCGTCAAGGGATCGGGCGATGCGGCGTTCGACGAGGCCGCGCTCGCGATGGTGAAGCGTTCCGATCCCGTCCCGCAGCCCCCGCCGCTGGTCGCCGACGAGGGTTTGAATTTTACGCTGCCGGTGATCTTTCGCGTCAAGGGAAAGAGCTGA
- a CDS encoding hydrogen peroxide-inducible genes activator has translation MNNATLRQLRYFDALARHCHFGRAAEACAISQPALSMQIKELEEDLGGVLLERGARQVGLTKFGEDVAQRVRDILRSVDELGDFARASRDRLVGRLRIGMIPTIAPYLLPTVIGNLTRTHPELDIHVREALTQKLIRELAEGRLDTAIVALPVSEPSLTEVALFSENFLLVRPGGDEGTPVPSSEKLRELRLLLLEEGHCFRDQALSFCGMQSSPSREVLDASSLSTLVQMVGAGIGVTLIPEMAVAVETRSAPVSVARFKNPQPSRTIGMVWRKTSPLTKQLLQISEVVRLSADALREQHSPGSSSRNRRT, from the coding sequence ATGAATAATGCTACGCTCAGGCAGCTTCGCTATTTCGATGCGCTGGCACGTCATTGCCACTTCGGACGCGCGGCAGAGGCATGTGCGATCTCGCAGCCGGCTTTGTCGATGCAGATCAAGGAACTGGAGGAAGATCTGGGCGGCGTGCTGCTCGAGCGGGGCGCACGACAAGTCGGGCTTACCAAGTTCGGAGAAGACGTCGCCCAGCGCGTCCGCGACATCCTGCGCTCCGTCGATGAACTGGGAGACTTCGCGCGTGCGTCGCGGGACCGGCTTGTGGGCCGGCTGCGCATCGGCATGATCCCGACGATTGCACCCTACCTGCTGCCGACGGTGATCGGGAACCTCACTCGAACGCACCCCGAACTCGACATTCACGTCCGTGAGGCGCTGACGCAGAAGTTGATACGAGAGCTCGCGGAAGGCCGGCTCGACACCGCAATTGTTGCTCTGCCGGTGTCCGAACCTTCGTTGACCGAGGTCGCCTTGTTTTCGGAAAATTTTCTGCTGGTCCGGCCCGGCGGGGATGAGGGAACGCCGGTGCCCAGCAGTGAAAAGCTGCGCGAATTGAGGCTGCTTCTGCTGGAAGAGGGGCACTGTTTTCGCGATCAGGCGCTGTCGTTCTGCGGCATGCAATCGTCGCCGTCGCGGGAGGTGCTGGACGCGAGCTCGCTGTCTACACTTGTTCAAATGGTCGGCGCCGGGATCGGGGTCACCTTGATCCCGGAAATGGCCGTGGCGGTGGAGACACGCTCGGCGCCGGTGTCCGTCGCGCGCTTCAAGAACCCGCAACCCTCGCGAACCATTGGCATGGTCTGGCGCAAGACAAGTCCTCTGACCAAACAGCTCCTGCAGATTTCCGAGGTGGTTCGTCTCTCCGCCGACGCGTTGCGCGAGCAGCACAGCCCGGGATCGTCTTCGCGCAATCGCCGGACCTGA
- the exbB gene encoding tonB-system energizer ExbB, whose product MKMSPFRTAFAVILALSLPSPLLAQQKAAPSAQPAPALSQAPAAPVQAPAAADATATSAEGRSLRSTPAVPRELSPWSMFQSADVLVKAVMIGLAFASLVTWTIFIAKMVELSVVQRRLRAALGKIGEARSLAEAQFALGAKDSVLSSLLAAAMREARLSAGISSDAGIKERAASSFAEIVRAEARRIRLGMGLLATIGATSPFVGLFGTVWGIMNSFIGISKSQTTNLAVVAPGIAEALLATALGLVAAIPAVIIYNHFARVTKGYLELVGRASGAAGRLLSRDLDRTHVGGAHARAAE is encoded by the coding sequence ATGAAGATGTCACCGTTCCGAACCGCATTTGCCGTGATACTTGCGTTGTCGCTGCCGTCGCCATTGTTGGCGCAGCAGAAGGCGGCGCCTTCCGCTCAGCCGGCTCCCGCGCTTTCGCAAGCGCCGGCGGCGCCGGTGCAGGCGCCAGCGGCGGCCGACGCCACCGCGACTTCCGCCGAGGGCAGATCGCTGAGATCGACGCCCGCGGTGCCGCGCGAGCTGTCGCCGTGGTCGATGTTCCAGTCGGCGGATGTGCTGGTCAAGGCCGTGATGATCGGGCTCGCCTTTGCCTCGCTGGTGACCTGGACCATCTTTATCGCGAAAATGGTGGAGCTCTCCGTCGTGCAGCGGCGCTTGCGCGCGGCACTGGGCAAGATCGGAGAGGCGCGGTCGCTGGCGGAAGCGCAGTTTGCGCTCGGCGCCAAGGACAGCGTGTTGTCGTCGCTGCTCGCGGCCGCGATGCGCGAGGCGCGGTTGTCGGCGGGAATTTCCAGCGACGCCGGCATCAAGGAGCGGGCCGCCTCGAGCTTCGCCGAGATCGTGCGCGCCGAAGCGCGCCGGATCAGGCTCGGCATGGGACTGCTCGCGACCATCGGCGCGACCTCGCCCTTTGTCGGGCTGTTCGGCACGGTGTGGGGCATCATGAACAGCTTCATCGGCATCTCGAAATCGCAGACCACCAATCTCGCCGTGGTCGCGCCCGGTATCGCCGAAGCGCTGCTGGCCACTGCGCTCGGCCTGGTCGCCGCGATTCCCGCCGTGATCATCTACAATCATTTCGCGCGCGTGACCAAAGGCTACCTCGAACTGGTCGGCCGGGCGTCTGGCGCTGCCGGCCGGTTGCTGTCGCGCGATCTCGACCGCACCCATGTCGGTGGCGCGCATGCGCGCGCGGCGGAGTAG
- the exbD gene encoding TonB system transport protein ExbD → MGASVAEHDVDDDSDFAESHEINVTPFIDVILVLLIIFMVAAPLSTVDLPIDLPSSTATPQKKPDKPTYVSIKPDLAVAIGETLVRRVDLVHSLDAMADASKERFIFLRADRAVPYGELMDVLEILRAGGYSKIKLVALEGVPANAIPPSASDNPKP, encoded by the coding sequence ATGGGCGCCTCGGTCGCAGAACATGACGTCGACGACGACAGCGATTTCGCGGAATCGCACGAGATCAACGTCACGCCGTTCATCGACGTCATCCTGGTTCTCCTGATCATCTTCATGGTGGCAGCGCCGCTGTCGACCGTCGACCTGCCGATCGATTTGCCGTCGTCGACCGCAACCCCGCAGAAGAAGCCGGACAAGCCGACCTATGTCAGCATCAAGCCCGATCTCGCGGTGGCGATCGGCGAAACCCTGGTCAGGCGGGTCGATCTGGTGCATTCGCTCGATGCGATGGCGGATGCCAGCAAGGAGCGCTTCATCTTCCTGCGCGCCGACCGTGCGGTGCCCTATGGCGAGCTGATGGACGTGCTGGAAATCCTGCGCGCCGGCGGATACTCGAAGATCAAGCTGGTGGCGCTGGAAGGCGTTCCCGCCAACGCCATTCCGCCTTCAGCTTCCGACAACCCGAAACCCTGA
- a CDS encoding GFA family protein — protein MTHQGGCLCGAVRFRAEGEPLNVRVCHCRNCQKAMGSPFFARALFPLAALSVKGETARYASSEAIDRVFCRVCGTRLFSWRSNGTGAGVALAAFDDRNAFAPTEHIWVSEKMDWVKLDDGLPQYKGTVLP, from the coding sequence ATGACACACCAAGGCGGATGTCTGTGCGGTGCGGTCAGGTTCAGGGCCGAGGGCGAGCCGCTCAACGTCCGCGTCTGCCATTGCCGCAATTGCCAGAAGGCAATGGGCTCGCCATTCTTTGCCCGCGCGCTGTTTCCGCTAGCCGCGCTGTCGGTCAAAGGCGAAACCGCGCGCTACGCCTCGTCGGAAGCGATCGATCGGGTGTTCTGCAGGGTGTGCGGCACGCGGCTGTTTTCCTGGCGCAGCAACGGCACCGGTGCCGGCGTGGCGCTGGCGGCCTTCGACGACCGCAACGCCTTTGCGCCGACCGAACACATCTGGGTGTCCGAAAAAATGGACTGGGTGAAGCTCGACGACGGGTTGCCGCAGTATAAGGGGACGGTTCTCCCGTAG